The following are encoded together in the Syngnathus typhle isolate RoL2023-S1 ecotype Sweden linkage group LG5, RoL_Styp_1.0, whole genome shotgun sequence genome:
- the rhbdd3 gene encoding rhomboid domain-containing protein 3 isoform X1, with protein MLCELAAKKSVHDVTRKYTTNTRSFQIAVFFPNRGCFGAYFLTSHQLWLGSDRPGFSLGTTLLIALILMVYAAGPQASLSLGPGGEFPRFRDVFLYALNHDDSPALLVSVVLLLLLGPRQERHWGTVAYLALSVLTMTVLPLIYTLVIFVFSLEASRFCGYAAIHLALLTAQCRHVSNRRLQGCLPVWILPWLLLLLFLIMLPGSPALLHFCAICIGHNYNHSFIEMLQELEKANFLTFIPSSAYIPTLCRLRLPTYSSSQMSQSQFMHDSHAPPSMRDLLTLNHHPWEEPLSVWRPESEAEVLEEHMLRAGILASLQNAPEEVDQKVEVPKSSVSALRLQQLEKMGFPTEKAVVALAASKQLDDVISLLVDDSIGEQAVVIAKGKKTTPPKGP; from the exons ATGCTCTGTGAACTGGCAGCGAAGAAAAGCGTACATGACGTCACACGGAAGTACACAACCAACACACGAAGCTTTCAAATCGCAGTGTTCTTTCCAAATCGTGGATGTTTTGGAGCGTATTTTTTGACATCTCATCAAC TATGGCTCGGATCAGATCGTCCAGGATTCTCTCTAGGGACAACCCTGCTGATAGCGCTCATCTTGATGGTGTACGCTGCAGGTCCCCAAGCCAGTCTCAGTTTAGGTCCAGGTGGAGAATTTCCACGTTTCAGAG ACGTGTTCCTGTACGCCCTCAATCATGATGATTCGCCCGCCTTGCTTGTCAGCgttgtgttgctgctgctgttggggCCACGTCAGGAGCGTCACTGGGGCACAGTCGCCTACCTAGCCCTTTCCGTTCTGACAATGACTGTATTACCTCTTATTTACACGTTGGTCATCTTTGTCTTCAGTCTCGAGGCCAGCCGATTCTGTGGCTATGCTGCCATTCATCTGGCCTTGTTAACAGCCCAGTGCCGTCACGTATCAAATAGGCGACTACAAGGCTGTTTGCCAGTTTGGATTCTGCCctggttgctgctgctgctttttctGATCATGCTACCTGGCTCACCTGCCCTGCTTCATTTCTGCGCCATATGCATCGGTCATAATT ATAATCACAGCTTCATTGAAATGCTGCAGGAGCTGGAGAAAGCCAATTTCCTGACCTTCATTCCCTCTTCAGCGTATATTCCCACATTGTGCAGACTAAGATTGCCAACCTACAGCTCCTCGCAGAT GTCGCAATCTCAATTTATGCATGACAGTCATGCACCCCCTTCCATGAGGGACCTCTTAACATTGAACCACCATCCGTGGGAGGAGCCACTGTCTGTCTGGAGGCCAGAGTCCGAAGCAGAAGTTTTGGAAGAACACATGCTGAGGGCCGGAATACTTGCCTCCTTACAGAATGCCCCAGAGGAAGTGGATCAAAAAGTAGAAGTGCCAAAATCATCTGTTTCTGCACTGAG ACTCCAGCAGCTGGAGAAGATGGGCTTCCCCACAGAAAAAGCAGTAGTGGCACTTGCAGCCTCAAAACAACTAGATGACGTGATTTCCTTACTCGTAGATGACAGCATTGGAGAGCAGGCTGTGGTCATTGCAAAGGGGAAAAAGACCACCCCACCCAAAGGCCCCTAG
- the rhbdd3 gene encoding rhomboid domain-containing protein 3 isoform X2 has product MVYAAGPQASLSLGPGGEFPRFRDVFLYALNHDDSPALLVSVVLLLLLGPRQERHWGTVAYLALSVLTMTVLPLIYTRLQGCLPVWILPWLLLLLFLIMLPGSPALLHFCAICIGHNYNHSFIEMLQELEKANFLTFIPSSAYIPTLCRLRLPTYSSSQMSQSQFMHDSHAPPSMRDLLTLNHHPWEEPLSVWRPESEAEVLEEHMLRAGILASLQNAPEEVDQKVEVPKSSVSALRLQQLEKMGFPTEKAVVALAASKQLDDVISLLVDDSIGEQAVVIAKGKKTTPPKGP; this is encoded by the exons ATGGTGTACGCTGCAGGTCCCCAAGCCAGTCTCAGTTTAGGTCCAGGTGGAGAATTTCCACGTTTCAGAG ACGTGTTCCTGTACGCCCTCAATCATGATGATTCGCCCGCCTTGCTTGTCAGCgttgtgttgctgctgctgttggggCCACGTCAGGAGCGTCACTGGGGCACAGTCGCCTACCTAGCCCTTTCCGTTCTGACAATGACTGTATTACCTCTTATTTACAC GCGACTACAAGGCTGTTTGCCAGTTTGGATTCTGCCctggttgctgctgctgctttttctGATCATGCTACCTGGCTCACCTGCCCTGCTTCATTTCTGCGCCATATGCATCGGTCATAATT ATAATCACAGCTTCATTGAAATGCTGCAGGAGCTGGAGAAAGCCAATTTCCTGACCTTCATTCCCTCTTCAGCGTATATTCCCACATTGTGCAGACTAAGATTGCCAACCTACAGCTCCTCGCAGAT GTCGCAATCTCAATTTATGCATGACAGTCATGCACCCCCTTCCATGAGGGACCTCTTAACATTGAACCACCATCCGTGGGAGGAGCCACTGTCTGTCTGGAGGCCAGAGTCCGAAGCAGAAGTTTTGGAAGAACACATGCTGAGGGCCGGAATACTTGCCTCCTTACAGAATGCCCCAGAGGAAGTGGATCAAAAAGTAGAAGTGCCAAAATCATCTGTTTCTGCACTGAG ACTCCAGCAGCTGGAGAAGATGGGCTTCCCCACAGAAAAAGCAGTAGTGGCACTTGCAGCCTCAAAACAACTAGATGACGTGATTTCCTTACTCGTAGATGACAGCATTGGAGAGCAGGCTGTGGTCATTGCAAAGGGGAAAAAGACCACCCCACCCAAAGGCCCCTAG